One Marasmius oreades isolate 03SP1 chromosome 2, whole genome shotgun sequence DNA segment encodes these proteins:
- a CDS encoding uncharacterized protein (MEROPS:MER0078639), producing the protein MWSSSIVRRVVLTLALYTLLPCWRAYPDVAAQASGKAMLVDGTSASSSCVGSLNIFSLYRTFVVFFFKKSISLNLEHDYPQASKGNYHVRELPAVAGIVALLNDARLKNSQPPLGFVNPLLYSKGGVGFNGIITGNNPGCGTPGFNMSADTRMDNDRY; encoded by the exons ATGTGGTCGTCATCCATCGTTCGCCGTGTCGTGCTCACCTTGGCCCTTTACACCCTTCTCCCTTGCTGGCGG GCTTACCCGGATGTCGCTGCTCAAGCCAGTGGTAAAGCGATGCTCGTCGATGGAACATCAGCTTCATCCAGCTGTGTTGGATCCTTGAACATCTTCTCGCTGTATAGGACGTTTGTagtgtttttttttaaaaagtCAATAAGCTTGAATTTAGAACATGACTATCCACAAGCCTCAAAAGGAAACTACCATGTTCGCGAGCTCCCGGCAGTTGCCGGTATCGTAGCTTTGTTAAACGATGCTAGGTTGAAGAACAGCCAGCCTCCTCTCGGTTTCGTGAATCCGTTACTCTATAGCAAAGGTGGTGTTGGCTTCAACGGTATTATAACAGGAAACAACCCCGGTTGTGGAACTCCAGGTTTCAATATGAGTGCCGATACACGAATGGATAATGACCGATACTAA
- a CDS encoding uncharacterized protein (CAZy:GH18): protein MIPRVVALLALSNLLHNVYGASIATAWYASWHANRGFPLESVPWSKYTQLTYAFAETTPDTHTLSLTVNGDTGPGADLLKSFVSTAHQNSVKASVSIGGWTGSRWFSTAVGSSENRTIFVKTVTDLVTTFDLDGLDFDWEYPGAQGIGCNTVNQEDTNNFLLFLQELRQDPVGSKLILSAATSTRPYEITQQPLSAFAEVLSYIAIMNYDVWGPWSSQVGPNAPLDDTCVSSDKQAGSAVSAVKAWTAAGFPASKIVLGVAAYGHSFTVHPDDAFESDGKTLAPYPSFDASSPPTGDSWDDPPGVDECGVQQNAGGVVNFWGLIEKGYLNQSGNPSPGIPYRFDTCSQTPYAYNLTTQIMVSFDDARSFAAKGEFIRANGLAGFSTWEAGGDSNNILLDSIRSSF from the exons ATGATTCCTCGAGTGGTTGCTCTTCTCGCACTTTCAAACCTCCTTCACAATGTGTACGGAGCCAGCATAGCCACAGCTTGGTACGCGAGCTGGCATGCGAACAGAGGGTTCCCTCTGGAAAGTGTTCCCTGGTCAAAATACACTCAATTAACATACGCTTTTGC AGAAACCACGCCCGACACCCATACTCTAAGCCTCACCGTCAACGGAGATACTGGACCAGGTGCCGATCTTTTGAAAAGCTTTGTTTCCACGGCTCATCAAAAC AGCGTCAAAGCTTCTGTCTCGATTGGAGGCTGGACTGGCTCACGATGGTTTTCAACTGCAGTCGGCTCCTCTGAGAATAGAACCATTTTTGTCAAAACAGTGACGGATCTCGTAACGACGTTTGATTTGGATGGCTTGGATTTCGA CTGGGAATATCCGGGAGCTCAGGGCATTGGCTGCAATACAGTCAACCAAGAAGACACCAATAACTTCCTACTCTTCCTTCAAGAACTCCGTCAAGATCCTGTAGGCTCGAAACTCATTTTATCAGCTGCAACGTCCACTCGTCCGTATGAAATCACTCAGCAACCGCTATCAGCTTTTGCTGAGGTCCTCAGCTATATCGCCATCATGAATTACGACGTCTGGGGACCATGGAGTTCTCAAGTGGGTCCAAACGCGCCTCTCGACGACACTTGTGTATCGTCGGACAAGCAAGCCGGCTCTGCAGTTTCTGCAGTCAAAGCATGGACCGCTGCCGGGTTCCCTGCAAGTAAGATTGTGCTGGGCGTTGCTGCATATGGACATTCCTTCACGGTACATCCTGACGATGCGTTTGAGAGCGATGGTAAAACTCTCGCTCCGTATCCCTCTTTTGACGCTTCCAGTCCTCCTACTGGAGATAGCTGGGACGATCCCCCTGGCGTTGATGAGTGTGGAGTGCAACAGAATGCAGGAG GTGTTGTTAACTTCTGGGGTTTAATCGAGAAAGGTTACTTGAACCAATCTGGAAATCCGAGCCCTGGTATTCCATATAGATTCGATACCTGCAGCCAAACG CCCTATGCGTATAATCTCACCACACAGATCATGGTATCCTTCGATGACGCACGCTCATTCGCCGCTAAAGGTGAATTTATACGTGCCAATGGATTGGCCGGATTCTCCACGTGGGAAGCTGGAGGTGATTCGAACAACATCCTGCTCGACTCTATAAGGAGTAGCTTTTAA
- a CDS encoding uncharacterized protein (BUSCO:EOG09265K5D) yields the protein MQNPIPRARRTLAAAILFSAFTIWAVHYQQEQERETMYQGVLRDDERRREKMQQRQAEFDESRRKREIYERVQTVDKPPTA from the exons ATGCAGAATCCAATCCCAAGAGCGAGACGTACACTTGCAGCCGCCATCTTGTTCTCAGCTTTCACAATATGGGCTGTTCACTACCAGCAAGAGCAGGAAAGAGAG ACGATGTACCAAGGCGTTCTTCGAGATGATGAGCGACGTCGAGAAAAGATGCAACAAAGACAAGCCGAGTTCGACGAATCCAGGAGGAAGCGCGAAATATACGAGCGAGTTCAGACGGTAGACAAGCCTCCGACAGCATAG
- the PRPS2_1 gene encoding Ribose-phosphate pyrophosphokinase 2: MLHSNGIRILTGNSHPELAQAVAERLAVPLVPCTVRKFSNGEIDAKISQSVRDEDVFIIQSGSCDVNDNLMELLILISACKGSSARRITAVIPCFPYARMDKKDKSRAPITAKLVANMLVAAGCDHVLTMDLHASQIQGFFDIPVDNLCSEPLMISYIQERIPLWRESIVVSPDAGGAKRTTALADRLGVEFALIHKDRDRKSVNAPERMEILVGGVQDKVAILLDDMIDTGETLILAAKTLHEKGARSVHAFVSHGLLTEANLSLIDELPIEELVVTNTIPQNKNMEHCKKLAVIDISPILAESIRRTHNGESFNKHFREWEENDGGMLVKHNYANKHWTIPNGFSSS; this comes from the exons ATGCTTCATAGCAACGGTATCAGGATCTTGACCG GCAACAGTCACCCAGAACTCGCTCAAGCCGTCGCTGAGCG GCTGGCAGTTCCACTCGTTCCCTGCACCGTCAGAAAATTCTCCAATGGTGAAATTGATGCCAAAATATCTCAATCCgtcagagatgaagatgtGTTCATAATCCAGTCGGGTTCTTGTGATGTCAATGACAATCTCATGGAGCTTCTCATCCTTATTTCGGCGTGCAAAGGGTCGTCCGCAAGGCGTATCACGGCCGTCATTCCGTGTTTTCCCTATGCCCGTATGGACAAGAAAGACAAATCGAGGGCACCTATAACAGCCAAACTAGTCGCTAATATGCTTGTTGCAGCTGGTTGTGACCATGTACTCACCATGGACCTTCATGCCAGTCAGATACAGGGTTTTTTTGACATTCCCGTCGACAACCTGTGTTCGGAACCTTTGATGATTTCCTACATCCAAGAGCGGATCCCGCTATGGAGGGAAAGTATCGTCGTTAGCCCTGATGCAGGAGGGGCAAAACG AACTACAGCTCTCGCTGATCGTCTGGGCGTGGAGTTCGCTCTGATTCATAAGGATCGTGACAGGAAATCCGTCAATGCGCCCGAGAGGATGGAGATTCTCGTTGGAGGCGTCCAGGATAAA GTTGCTATCCTCTTGGACGACATGATCGACACTGGGGAAACCCTTATCCTGGCTGCAAAAACTTTACATGAAAAAGGAGCGCGTTCGGTGCATGCCTTCGTTTCTCATG GACTTCTTACGGAGGCTAATCTAAGTCTCATCGACGAACTTCCGATTGAGGAACTAGTG GTTACCAACACCATCCCGCAAAATAAGAATATGGAACATTGCAAGAAGCTCGCTGTGATCGATATCAGCCCCATCTTGGCGGAGAGCATACGCCGTACTCACAACGGCGAGAGTTTCAACAAGCATTTCAGGGAATGGGAGGAAAATGATGGGGGCATGCTCGTGAAGCATAACTATGCTAACAAACACTGGACGATTCCTAACGGTTTTAGCTCCAGCTAA